The following coding sequences lie in one Arachis stenosperma cultivar V10309 chromosome 5, arast.V10309.gnm1.PFL2, whole genome shotgun sequence genomic window:
- the LOC130982460 gene encoding pentatricopeptide repeat-containing protein At1g62930, chloroplastic-like gives MLYATRFRYSVRQIPNFVPLSTLPPSCSCSWTSLHFHSQPPSLREVDDAVDSFTRMLSMRRTPPILQFNKILGSLAKTNHFHAAISLFQQLQARGIAPSIVTLNILINCCCGMGRITLAFSVFAKILKMSFQPDTVTLNTLIKGLCLCGKVEKALHLHDTMLGQGFQFNQVTYGTLINGLCKIGHTSAAVLQVLRKIPRHGIVPNVVMYNAIIDSLCKVTLLNDAFHLFSEMLAKGISPNVITYNTLIYGLCLAGQLKEAIDLLNHMMLKNITPNASTYNTLVDGLCKEGKIKDAKNVLAVMTKHGVKPDVFTYNSLMDGYCLVNQVNKAKYVFNTMAKNRVFPEVRSYNIMINGFCKSKMIDDALNLFEEMHRKNLVPNTVTYSTLIDGLGKSKRILCALELLEKMHDRSQPANIVTYSSLMDALFNIKQHDKALMLFNQMKESGIDPDIYTYNILIDGLCKSGRLENAKEIFQDLSIKGYCPDVRTYTIMINGLCKEGLLHEAMAFLSKMEENGCLPNAMTYEIIIRALFERGENDNAEKLLREMISKGLLQG, from the coding sequence ATGTTGTATGCAACAAGGTTTAGGTATTCCGTTCGTCAAATCCCTAATTTTGTTCCACTCTCTACTCTACCTCCTTCCTGTTCCTGTTCATGGACAAGCCTTCACTTTCATTCTCAGCCTCCATCCCTTCGTGAAGTTGACGATGCTGTTGATTCCTTCACTCGCATGCTCTCTATGCGTCGTACTCCTCCCATCCTTCAATTTAACAAGATTTTGGGATCCCTTGCCAAGACGAACCATTTCCACGCCGCCATTTCCCTTTTTCAACAATTGCAAGCCAGAGGAATTGCGCCCAGCATAGTCACTTTGAATATCTTAATCAATTGTTGCTGCGGCATGGGTCGGATCACTCTCGCTTTCTCTGTATTCGCCAAGATTCTCAAGATGAGTTTTCAGCCTGATACCGTAACTTTGAATACACTCATTAAAGGTCTCTGTCTCTGTGGTAAGGTTGAAAAAGCACTGCACCTTCACGACACAATGCTGGGTCAAGGATTTCAGTTTAATCAAGTTACTTATGGGACGTTGATCAATGGGCTCTGTAAGATCGGACACACATCAGCTGCTGTTCTTCAAGTGTTGAGAAAGATCCCACGGCATGGAATTGTTCCTAATGTCGTCATGTACAATGCAATTATTGATAGCCTCTGCAAGGTTACCCTTTTAAATGATGCTTTTCATTTATTCTCTGAAATGCTTGCTAAGGGAATTTCTCCCAATGTTATCACTTACAACACTCTAATTTATGGATTGTGCCTTGCGGGTCAACTAAAGGAAGCCATTGATTTACTAAATCATATGATGCTGAAAAACATTACTCCAAATGCTTCTACCTATAATACTTTGGTTGATGGACTATGCAAGGAAGGAAAGATCAAAGATGCTAAGAATGTGTTGGCTGTGATGACAAAACATGGTGTGAAACCAGATGTGTTTACTTATAACAGCTTAATGGATGGATATTGTTTGGTTAATCAGGTAAATAAGGCAAAATATGTATTCAACACAATGGCCAAAAATAGAGTGTTTCCTGAAGTTCGGAGTTACAATATCATGATTAATGGCTTTTGCAAGAGTAAAATGATCGATGACGCCTTGAATCTCTTCGAAGAGATGCATCGCAAAAACTTGGTTCCTAACACAGTAACTTACAGTACTCTAATTGATGGCTTGGGAAAATCAAAGAGAATCCTTTGTGCCTTGGAGCTTCTTGAAAAGATGCATGATCGAAGTCAACCTGCTAATATAGTCACTTACAGTTCCTTGATGGATGCTTTGTTCAATATCAAACAACATGACAAGGCACTTATGTTATTCAATCAAATGAAAGAGAGTGGCATTGATCcagatatatatacatacaacatacTTATAGATGGCCTGTGCAAAAGTGGAAGACTTGAAAATGCAAAAGAGATTTTTCAAGATCTTTCCATTAAAGGCTATTGTCCAGATGTGAGAACATACACCATTATGATAAATGGGCTTTGCAAAGAGGGCCTACTTCATGAAGCAATGGCTTTCTTgtcaaaaatggaagaaaatgGTTGCTTACCAAATGCTATGACTTATGAAATAATCATTCGTGCTCTGTTTGAAAGAGGTGAAAATGATAACGCGGAGAAACTTCTTCGTGAAATGATATCTAAAGGCCTGTTGCAAGGATAA
- the LOC130979933 gene encoding pentatricopeptide repeat-containing protein At1g62930, chloroplastic-like: protein MLSFSRIMLRCALQIPKLSPYSVPHSSLRLCFPSTSSLHTHSQPQSLDEAVDSFTRMLSMRRPPSIIQFNKILGSLAKTNHFPTAISLFQQLQARGIAPSIFTMNILINCCCGMGRITLAFSILAKIFRMGFQPDTITLNTLIKGLCLCGNVEKALHYHDRVLAHGFLFNEVTYGTLINGLCKTGHAAAAIQVLRKIPRYGIVPNVVMYSSIIDSLCKDTLVSDAFHLYSEMLAKGIYPNAITYNSLIFGLCLVGQYKEVIDLSSDMVPRNITPDVRTYNILVDGLCKEGKIKDAKNVLAVMTKHGVKPDVVTYNSLMDGYCLVNQVNKAKYVFNTMAESRPFPNVRSYNIMINGFCKSKMIDDALNLFEEMRRKNLVPDTVTYNTLVDGLGKSRRILCALELLEKMHDLSQPANIVTYNSLLDALFNIKQHDKALMLFNQMKECGIDPDIYTYTILIDGMCKSGRLKNAKEIFQDLSIKGYHPDVRTYTIMINGLCKEGLLHEALVFLSKMEDNGCLPNAVTYEIIIRALFEKGENDNAEKLLREMISKGLLKG from the coding sequence ATGTTGTCATTCTCACGAATCATGTTAAGGTGTGCTCTTCAAATCCCAAAGCTCTCTCCTTATTCTGTTCCCCACTCCTCTCTCCGTCTTTGCTTCCCTTCTACTTCATCCCTACACACTCATTCTCAACCACAATCACTTGATGAAGCTGTTGATTCCTTCACTCGCATGCTCTCTATGCGTCGCCCTCCATCCATCATCCAATTTAACAAGATTTTGGGATCTCTTGCCAAGACCAACCATTTCCCCACCGCCATTTCCCTTTTTCAGCAATTGCAAGCCAGGGGAATTGCGCCCAGCATATTTACTATGAATATTTTAATCAATTGTTGCTGCGGCATGGGTCGGATCACTCTCGCTTTCTCTATATTGGCCAAGATTTTCAGGATGGGTTTTCAGCCTGATACCATAACGTTGAATACACTCATTAAAGGTCTCTGTCTCTGTGGTAATGTTGAAAAAGCACTACACTATCATGACAGAGTGCTGGCTCATGGATTTCTGTTTAATGAAGTCACTTACGGGACCTTAATCAATGGACTCTGTAAGACCGGACATGCAGCAGCTGCTATTCAAGTGTTGAGAAAGATCCCACGGTATGGGATTGTTCCTAATGTCGTAATGTACAGCTCAATTATTGATAGTCTGTGCAAGGATACACTTGTAAGTGATGCTTTTCATTTATATTCTGAAATGCTTGCTAAGGGAATTTATCCTAATGCTATCACATACAATTCTCTCATTTTTGGATTGTGTCTTGTGGGTCAATATAAGGAAGTCATTGATTTGTCAAGTGATATGGTACCTAGAAACATTACTCCAGATGTTCGTACCTATAATATTTTGGTCGATGGGCTATGCAAGGAAGGAAAGATCAAAGATGCTAAGAATGTGTTGGCTGTGATGACAAAACATGGTGTGAAACCAGATGTGGTTACTTATAACAGCTTAATGGACGGATATTGTCTGGTTAATCAGGTAAATAAGGCAAAATATGTATTCAACACAATGGCCGAGAGTAGACCATTTCCTAATGTTCGGAGTTACAATATCATGATTAATGGCTTTTGTAAGAGTAAAATGATCGATGATGCCTTAAATCTCTTCGAAGAGATGCGTCGCAAGAACTTGGTTCCTGACACGGTAACTTACAATACACTAGTTGATGGCTTGGGAAAATCAAGGAGAATCCTTTGTGCCTTGGAGCTTCTTGAAAAGATGCATGATCTAAGTCAACCTGCTAATATAGTCACTTACAATTCTTTGCTGGATGCTTTGTTCAATATCAAACAACATGACAAGGCACTTATGTTATTCAATCAAATGAAAGAGTGTGGCATTGATCCcgatatatatacatacaccATACTTATAGATGGCATGTGCAAAAGTGGAAGACTTAAAAATGCAAAAGAGATTTTTCAAGATCTTTCCATTAAAGGCTATCATCCAGATGTGAGGACATACACTATTATGATCAATGGGCTTTGCAAGGAGGGCCTACTTCATGAAGCATTGGTTTTCTTGTCAAAAATGGAAGACAATGGTTGCTTACCAAATGCTGTAACTTATGAAATAATCATTCGTGCTCTGTTTGAAAAAGGTGAAAATGATAATGCGGAGAAACTTCTTCGTGAAATGATATCTAAAGGCCTGTTGAAAGGATAA